CCAAGCAAGGGGtcggagtgatattacagtgggtaggacatttgcgttgcacacagccaaccaaagttccatccccagcatctatGTGCTTGGGGCACGGGAGGTTTGCAGGTCTCCAAGAGCCTGCAGAGTCACGCTGAGGGCAAAAACTGTAAGATTTATAGGGTTGAAACAAAATCAGGAATGGGGGAGCCAAGAAGTGGGCGTTATTTCAATTGGTTAGTTTTCTTGGGCCATTGATCATTATCAGATCCTGTTTTACCGGATACGGTGCACCCATTTGTGACAATTCCAGACTCAGGACCCTGTGAAGTTTTTCAGTTATAGTGCTGGTGTTGTGCCACCTCACTGCCTTAGCCTCTGGCCCAACTTTAcagtctcaaaagaaaaaaaaaaaaaagagttgctcAGCAgttagggcgcttaccttgcacaccgatccccagaacccatacaatcccctgagtcccactaagggtgaccccctaagcacagagccaggagtaagccctaaaaactggcaggtgtggcaaaaaaaaaaaaaaaggatcctgCTGCTGAACAAAACCTACAGGACTTAAGATTTTCTGTCTCCCAGACAcctccctctattttttttcaattagcagaaggaggaaggggtgagtgaattgggccacaccagtggttctGTAGACAGGttatctctcctggtggtgccagggatcaaagatcaaactgggtcaaccacttgcaaggcaatgtcttttttttttttttttttttggtcacatcccggtgatgcacaggaattattcctggctctgcacttaggaatcacccctggccgtgctcaggggaccatatgggatgctgggaatcgaacctgggtcagccgtatgcaaggcaaacgccctacccgctgtgctattgctccagactcaACAAGGCAATGTCTTAATCCTTGTAGTAGTTCTCAGCCCTTCAGGACATACTTTTCTTAATGTCTAATCTAAATGGCGAATGTCTAATCTAATCTGAAGGTCTAATATTCTGACTTTCTCTGATTCCAGCCACACTCTTACCTTTTTGGAGCATGCCTGGCACTGCCAACACCACTGCCTACACCACTGCCAACACCACTGTTTACACCACTGCCTACACCACTGTCAACACCACTGCCAACGCCACTGCCAACACCACTGCCAACGCCACTGCCAACACCACTGCCAACACCACTGCCAACACCACTGCCAACACCACTGCCAACGCCACTGCCAACACCACTGCCAACACCACTACCAGCACCACTGCCAGCACCACTGCCAACACCAATGCTGATATCATTACTGTGGAATTGGTGCCGCGCGCTGCTATGGAAGGGAAGAACGTTCTCCTGCTTATCCCCAGGCAGCCAGAAACTATTAGAGCATTATACTGGTACAGAGGAACAATGGAACAGCAGAACATCATTGCAGGATTGAAGAAAAACCCAGAAACCCTGGTTCATGGGCCTGCATACAGTGGCCGAGAGACCCTGTACTCCAATGGTTCTCTGCTGCTCCGGTACCTCTATGAGGAAGACACAGGGATCTACCGCTTGCAAGTCCTGACAGCCAATATCGACCTTTTAACTGGAGAAAAACAGCTCCAGGTGTACCGTGAGTGATCCCTCTCTGACTTCAGGGGAGGTGGGCAAGGGGCTGCTTTTGCTCACATAGAGCTCCCCAGTGTTGGTATTTGAGCATGTGTGCaggacacacacaaaaggaaagaaagacacacAGCATTTCTTTCTGGAGTTGGGGCTGCAGGCTTCCCTGTTAGAGAGAAGGGCCGGTCTAGGGGAGTCAGTCGCCCAGCAGAGAGAGGTCAGTCTTGGTCCAGTCCCTGCACCAAGAACCCAACCCTGAGAGAGACACTGTGGGGCTCACTCAGATACTGGCCTAAGTGCAGCCCTGGGTGGCTCAGTATGGGAGGTCTTCCACCGAGCCTCCTGACTCCGTGGCCCTGGGGAGCCTATTTAGAGCTGGGGTGGCCTCCTGGAAGGAGTGACGGGGAGCAAAGATTCCTGTGGGCCCCGAGCTGGTCTCAGACAGGGCTCAGCCCAGGGCCACACTGACTGAGGCCAGGTCACGTCTGATCCACTCAAGTCCATAtacatgggtggggggggggtgaaggaacggggcggggggcagggttgCGGAGTGTTAGTACAGTAGGCTGGCAGCTGAGGAAGCCCATAGGTGTCAGGTGGTCCAATACCTATGTGCATAGGCCAGTACTCCGAAGGAAGAAGCCTGCTtccggagtcactcctggcagtgctcaggaaaccatatgggatgccagggatcatacctgggtcatccacgtgcaaagcaagcgcccaacccactgtactatctctctagccctgtcgATCACTCTCTTGACTATATCCTTTAATGCgcagaagaaaaatggaaacagtTTGATGTAACCAATTTACCTACTTTTTCCATTGCTGTCtatatttttgtgtcacatcttAAATATCATTGACAAATCCAATTTCaaataagccttttttttttttaatttggtttgtgggccagaGCTGGCAGTGCAGAGTTCcttgtgactctgcactcagggaatcacttctagcaggctcaggggaccagggaggatgagcaaaataaaacccaggttggctgcaagtaAGGCAAGCGCTTGACCTGCTATACTTTCTCTTGAGCCCTTTCAAATCTGTTCTTCCTCTAGATTTCTTCTTGGTATTTTGAGTTTGATTCATAGTGCATGCTCATTTTATGCTAACTTGACAGGATAGGAAAGGGTGTTACATCCCTGGTTTGCATATGAATGagtagttttcccagcaccaaccTGAGGAATAGGTAATTTCCTCATTAATGATGCTGGCAACCTTGTTGTAAATCAAAGGATCATGTAAGTAGGGGTTTATTTATGCCATTTCTGTCCATTCCATTGGTCTCTTTAAAACCACATTATTTCCAACATGATAACTTTGCAGTTTTGAAACTAGGTTACTCCAACTTATCCTTTTACAAGATTATTTTgaaggtggctggagcgatagcacagcgggtagggcatttgcctggcacgcagccgacctgggtttattTCCCAGcctttcatatggtcccctgagcaccgccaggagtaattcctgagtgtagagccaggagtaacccctgtgcaccgccaggtgtgaccccccccaaaagaaaattattttggataTCTGTCTTCCTTTGACATTCTCTACATACATAGAAATTGCTATTTCTGCAAAGCAACTTCTTAGTATTTGATAGGAATTGCAATAAATCTGTGGATCTCTGTAGAAATATTATTTAGCAATATGAAGTACTTCCATTTATGAACATAGATTGTGTGCCCACTTATTTCTGTCTTCATTAATTTCTttcagcttgtttttttttttttctttcagcttgTTTTATAGATTTTCATGTATAAGTCCTTTTCCTCATTGGCTAAGTTTGTTCCtctagtttactttttttttctttttgggtcacacccggagatgctcaggggttactcctggctctgcactgaggaattactcctggcagtgctcaaggcaccatatgggatggatgctgggaattgaacccaggtcagccacatgcaaggcaaacgccctacccgctgtactattgctccagccccaagtttacttttttttcacattataacatacatttttaaaatgtcctgaTTATTGCTAATATATAGTGACACAACTGATATTTTATGTGAATTCTATGTCTAGTGAAATTGTTAAATTCATTCATTATAACACTTTATGGATTCCTTAGGGTTTTCTGTTACAATTGGGTATCATCTGCGAAGATACCCAATTGTACTTCTCATTccaatttaaatacattttagctcttttgttttgttttgaggccacatctggctgtactcagggattgttcctggtccTAGCCCCTCTCGTCTCTCCCTGCTCTGTTTCTCCACAGATCCAGTAGAAGAGCCCCATATCCAAGCCACCCACACCAAAGTGACAGAAGGTGCTACCCTTGTGTTTCTGACCTGCTCCACGACAGATACTGGGGTCTCCATCAAGTGGCTGCTCAATGACAAGACTCTGCAGCCctcagggaacaggaagctgTCTGCAGACAACATGACCCtcgccctccagcctgcctccaaGGCTGATGCAGGGGCGTATCAGTGTGAGGTCTCCAACCCTGTCAGTTCCGCAAAAAGTGCTTACCTGAAGCTGCAGGTGAAACCCTCCGTTTCCATTTCCCCTTTTGGTTAATCTCACAGGTGGTGGGTGAAGAGCCCAAACTGCTGCTACTGTAGCGCCTACAGAGCCACGTGAAAGGGGCAGCAGGATTAAAGGCATCTCATCTCAGGTCTGAGAAGCCAGCTGTCTGACCCAAGATGAGATTTCACCCTCCTGATGTTTCCTCATGtatcaaatgggaaaaaaatagccGGATCTTAGGTTCATTATTATTGATGATTATTGGGGGATTCATGAGATTAAATGTCAACTCGGATGCTGAACAACGTAGGATTCTGGTTACTGATCCCTTCCTTTCGTTGTTGCTGTGCTAGCTGGgtagtggtgctcacacactgggtGACGGTGCCCACTGGAGGTGGTACACTCGTCATGCTCAGGGTCACAACAGGTTCCATGTGGTGCTGCGGGCCGTTCCTGAGATCAGACTGTGTCTGCACGAATGCCAGAAATTCTTAGTCTCAGCCACATCTCCAGGCCCTTgtattctttcccttctcttagtTGGTGTGGGGGCATTCtccaagcaatgctcaagagGTCCAGGATCCCCTAGGGAAATTATTAGCCAACCGCACCATCTGTTCTACACATGGGCacaagggtgttttttttttttttctttttgggtcacacccggagatgcacagggcttactcctggctctgcactgaggaattactcctggtggtgctcaagggaccatatgggatgctgggaattgaacctgggtcgaccgagtgcaaggcaaacaccctacccgctgtgctatcgctccagccccatgggcacAAGGGTTTGATACTGCTCAAGGTCTGCAGTGCTGAAGATAATCGGCCACCCACCCCGGTGGTGCCAGTCAGGGGAGGGGATGGTGCCAAGGAtgcacccagcaacactcagggatcatgtgatATTGTGAATCAAACCTTTGTCAGATACTTGCTAAGCATGTGCCctaacctttgtactgtctccCAGGCCCTCTTAAGTTTACGTTGTTGGTTTAAACTGAAAAGCAGAATTTGGGAAAATGTTATTCAGGGATTCAAGAAGTAATACATAGGGCTAGAGCATATatgtgttcttttaaatttttatttattcatcgtttttgtttggggggtagatgccagcggtgctcagggcttacttctggttctacactcaggagtcactcttgttggttctcagggaaccatatgggatgctagagatggaacctgggtcagctgcattcaaggcaagtactctccCCACTGTAGGgcacatatttatattttcatatgctaGGCCCCTAGTTCTATGCTGAGACCCTTTGGTCCCCTCAAGAACCACtgactagggggctggagcgatagtacagcaggtagggggtttgccttgcacccttatgattcccagcatttcatataggCTCccaaggaggaattcctgagtacagaaccaggagtaacccctttacattgccgggtgtgacccaaaaaggagaaaaaaaaaaaagaaccactggCTATACCtgatgacctctgagcaccaccctaACAAAATAGTAAACTGTCAGGCCTGTGCTGGAGTTGCTGGTCACCaaaagcacttttttaaaaaatttttttgaaatttttttttaaagttttattgaatcaccatgtggagggttacatagttctcaggattatgtcagttatacaatactcaaacacccttcctttcaccagtgcccatattccatcaccaatcaccccagtatacctcccgccccctcccatcccctcccgccccccagtccccgcccttgtaagtgataagtttcacttcgtttacgacCAAAAGCACTTTTTGAGAGGCACCCCAAAGTTTTAATCACTCCCCAATTCTGAGATTTTGGACTATTTCCAGATTCTATGTTCAGATCTACTTTCTACAGAGGGGGGAATGACATCTCTCCCTTATAGGACGTCAGATGAGGCcaatgtgaaattttttttttttgctttttgggtcacacccggcgatgcacaggggttactcctggctttacactcaggaattactcccggcggtgctcagtggaccatatgggatgctgggactcgaacccgggtcgaccgcatgcaaggcaaacgccctacccgctgtgctattgctccagcccccaatgtgaAATTTTATGGTGCCCAGCACATATGACCCACAAAAACCATCAACTAATATCATTATTATTGGGATGGGGATTTgtaccacttctggcagtgctaagggactactcctggctctgtactctaagtactgctgggtatgacccaaaacaaacaaacaagaataaaatgggtgggctggagcaatagcacagcgggtagggcgtttgccttgcacgtggctgacccgggttctaatcccagcattccatgtggtcccctgagcaccgccaggggtaattcctgagtgaagagccaggagtaacccctgtgcattgccgggtgtgacccaaaaacaaaacaaaacaaaacaaaagaataaaatgggtggtttgaagagataacacagtgggtaagacacttgccttaaaCTGACCTAGActcaatccctgcaccacatatgatccccaagccccatcaggagtgatctgagcacagaaccagtagttaACTCTGACCACCCAACAGTTATAGTTCCAAAACCAAGACaccaacgcagagtctcttgcccccgcgcctggctgtcttcactggggccctttggaggggagtgggttgagttttcctccctgccccgagcagagccccggcagccgaagatcactggaacctagccatagccatgctcaaggccactctccacacacttggacgagcctcacgcatgaaggaaccggcagag
This Sorex araneus isolate mSorAra2 chromosome 8, mSorAra2.pri, whole genome shotgun sequence DNA region includes the following protein-coding sequences:
- the LOC101543446 gene encoding carcinoembryonic antigen-related cell adhesion molecule 21, which encodes MEPPSAPAHRGRVPWKGLLLAATLLPFWSMPGTANTTAYTTANTTVYTTAYTTVNTTANATANTTANATANTTANTTANTTANTTANATANTTANTTTSTTASTTANTNADIITVELVPRAAMEGKNVLLLIPRQPETIRALYWYRGTMEQQNIIAGLKKNPETLVHGPAYSGRETLYSNGSLLLRYLYEEDTGIYRLQVLTANIDLLTGEKQLQVYHPVEEPHIQATHTKVTEGATLVFLTCSTTDTGVSIKWLLNDKTLQPSGNRKLSADNMTLALQPASKADAGAYQCEVSNPVSSAKSAYLKLQVVGEEPKLLLL